The following is a genomic window from Streptomyces sp. BHT-5-2.
TTCGGCACCCCGGAGGACTGCGCGGCCCTGATCCCGTTCCTCGTCTCGGACGCCGCCCGCGCCATCACCGGCCAGGCCATCGGCATCGGCGGCGACCGGGTGGCGCTCTGGTCACACCCGCAGGAGGTCAGGGTGGCCTACGCCGACGGCGGTTGGACCCCGGACACCCTGGCCGATGCCTGGCACACCTCGGTCGGCGCCGCACCGGAGACCGTCGGCATCCCCGCACCGCGCGTCCCGGAGGCGTGATGCCCCCCTACGCGAACCCCGGGTTGAACCTCGCCGACCTGACCGCGATCGACGTCCACACTCACGCGGAGGTGTCCGCCAAGGGCCACTCCTCCCTGGGCGATGACCTGCACGACGCCTCCTCCGCCTACTTCAAGGTCGAGGGCGAGCGGAAGCCGACCCTGGAGGAGACCGCCGCGTACTACCGCGAGCGGAAGATGGCGGCCGTCATCTTCACGGTCGACGCCGAATCCGCCACCGGCACCGCGCCGGTCCCCAACGAGGACGTCGCCGAGGCGGCCGCCGCCAACGCGGACGTCCTCATCCCCTTCGCCTCGATCGATCCCTTCCGGGGCAAGGCGGGTGTGCGGCAGGCCCGCCGGCTGGTCGAGGAGTACGGAGTCAGGGGCTTCAAGTTCCACCCCAGCATCCAGGGCTTCTTCCCCAACGACCGCTCGGTGGCGTACGGCCTGTACGAGGTCATCGAGGAGACCGGCACCCTCGCGCTCTTCCACACCGGCCAGACGGGCATCGGCGCCGGTGTTCCGGGCGGAGGCGGTATCCGCCTGAAGTACTCCAACCCGCTGCACGTGGACGACGTCGCCGCCGACTTCCCGCACCTGAAGATCATCCTGGCGCACCCGTCCTTCCCCTGGCAGGACGAGGCACTCGCGGTCGCCACGCACAAGCCGGGCGTGCACATCGACCTGTCCGGCTGGTCACCGAAGTACTTCCCGCCACAACTGGTGCAGTACGCCAACACGTTGCTGAAGGACAAGGTCCTCTTCGGCTCCGACTTCCCCGTCCTCACCCCGGACCGCTGGCTCGCCGACTTCGCCAGGCTGTCGATCAAGGACGAGGTCAGGCCGAAGATCCTCAAGGAGAACGCCGCCCGCCTGCTCGGGCTGACGAAACCGTAAGGGGCGTGACGATGCGCAACGAGGGACTGGGGTCGTGGCCCGCCCGCCGGGCCCGCAAGACCCCGCACCGCACCGCCTTGATCCACCACGACACGACGACCACCTACGCCGAGCTGTACGCGCGCACCACCCGCCTCGCCCACGCCCTACGGGCCCGGGGCATCCGGCGCGGCGACCGGATCGCCTACCTGGGCCCCAACCACCCCTCCTTCCTGGAGACGCTGTTCGCCGCCGGCACCCTCGGCGCGGCCTTCGTCCCGCTCAACACCCGCCTGGCCGGCCCCGAGACGGCCCACCAACTCGCCGACTCCGGTGCCAAGGTCCTCGTCTTCGCCCCGTCCCACGCCGGCCTCGTCGCCGGGCTGCCGGGCACCGCCGGCGTACGGACGTACCTCGAAGTGGGCGCCGACTACGAGGAAGCGGTCGCCGGGGCGTCGGCCGAGCCGTTCGACGAACCGGTCGCCGCCGACGACATCTGCATCATCATGTACACCTCGGGGACGACCGGCCGCCCCAAGGGCGCGATGCTCACGCACGGCAACCTGACCTGGAACGCCGTCAACGTCCTGGTCGACACCGACCTGACCGCCGACGAACGGGCTCTGGTCTCCGCGCCGTTGTTCCACACCGCCGGGCTGAACATGCTCACTCTGCCGGTGCTGCTGAAGGGCGGCACCTGCGTCCTGGCCGACGCCTTCGACCCGGACGCTACCTTCGACCTGGTCGAACGGCACCGGATCACCTTCATGTTCGGGGTGCCGACCATGTTCGACCAGGTGGCGCGGCATCCACGCTGGGCCGAGGCGGACCTGTCCTCGCTGCGGACCCTCAACTGCGGTGGATCCCCGGTACCGACGCCGCTGATCGCCCGCTACCAGGAGCGCGGTCTGACCTTCCTCCAGGGGTACGGCATGACCGAGGCCGCACCCGGCACGCTGTTCCTGGACGCCGAGCACGCGGTGGGCAAGGCGGGCTCGGCGGGTGTCCCGCACTTCTTCAGCGACGTACGGGTGGTGCGCCCGGACCTCACGCCGGTCGACGTCGGTGAGACCGGCGAGGTCGTCGTCCGCGGGCCGCACGTGATGGCCGGCTACTGGGGCCTGCCCGAGGAGACGGCCGCCTGCTTCAAGGACGGTTGGTTCCGCAGCGGGGACGCGGCCCGCATCGACGAGGACGGCTACGTCTCCATCGTCGACCGCATCAAGGAAATGGTCATCTCCGGCGGGGAGAACATCTACCCCGCGGAGGTCGAGGGCCACCTCCTGGCCCACCCCGCCGTCGCCGAATGCGCCGTCATCGGCGTACCGGACGACAAGTGGGGCGAGGTGCCGCGCGCCGTCCTCGTCCCCCGCCAAGGCGTCGCGCTCGACCCGGACGAGGTCCTCGCGTCGCTTGCCGGCCGCCTCGCCAAGTACAAGATCCCCAAGTCGGTGGTGATCGCGGACGAACTCCCGCGCACCGCCTCCGGAAAGCTCCGCAAAGCCCAGGTGCGCCAGCTCTACGGCTCGAACTCCCAGCAAAGGAAGTCCCTATGAGCATCACCGTCAACGGCCTCGCCGAACTCAGGAAGCTGGCCGGCAGCGACCTGGGCACCAGCGGGTGGATCGAGATCACCCAGGAACGGATCAACACCTTCGCCGGCGCCACCGACGACCACCAGTGGATTCACGTGGACCCCGAGCGCGCGGCGGCCGGCCCCTTCGGCGCCCCCATCGCGCACGGGTATCTGACCCTCGCCCTGTTCATCCCGCTGTTCACTGAACTCCTGGACGTCCGGGGCGTGGCCACCAAGGTCAACTACGGCCTGAACAAGGTACGTTTCCCGGCACCGGTGAAGGCCGGCTCCCGCATCCGACTGGCCGGGAAGCTGGCGGCGGTCGAGGACGTGCCGGGCGGCGGCGTACAGATCACCGTCGACGGCACGATCGAGATCGAGGGCGGCGCCAAGCCGGCGGCCGTACTGCGGAGCCTGTCCCGCTTCTACGCCTGATCGTCGCGTACCGGAACCAGGTCGAGGAGGCGTGTGGCGGAGTCCTGGGCGAGCGGCGTCAGCCGGTCGTACGCTGCCCGGAACGCCTTCTCGGCCCGCCCCGCCGGCCAGTCGTCCGGCAGGTGCCGGACCGGCAGGCGCGGATCGCGGCGGATGACCCGCAGCCATTCGGCCTGCAGCCGCAGCCGCAGCGCGAGCGGCGCGAGCCGGGGATCTCCCCGGTCGGAGGCCGGGGGAACGTCCCCAGCCTCCGGCAGCCGTGCCTCCCACAACTCCCAGCGCCGCACGAACGCCTCGTAATGGCCGGCCAGTTCGGACAGCTCCCAGGTCTCCTCGATCATCGCGGCGACGTCCATACCGGCGTCGGCGTGCGCACGGAAGACCTTCACGTGGGCGGACAGTCCGAGCTCGGCCACCAGCGATGACACCTCCACCTCACCGGGAGCGATCCACAGCCCGCTGAACAGCGGCCCGAAGCCACTCCAGACGAGCTTGGAACGCAGGTCGTGGCGCTGGCGCTGCCAGGACTCCGGCAGCGAGAAACCGAGCAGGGTCCAGGTGCCGTCCCAGTCCCGGTTGACGGCACCCTCCTCCCAGATCCGCCGCTCGCCGTCGCGCAGTACGGCCGCCGAGTGCCCGGTCAGACCGAAGTACATCCTGCGCCCCTCGCGCTGGCGGCGCAGCAGACCGCGGTTGACCATGCGGGTCAGCGTCGAGCGCGTCGCCTGCTCGCCCACCCCGGCGCACGCGAAGACCTCGATGACGCTGCCCGAGTACACGCAGACGTCGCGCCCGAGCACCTGGTCACCCAGGAACGTCAGCAGCAGGGACTGGGGCCGCAGCGGCTCTTCCATGTTCACGCGCTCCACCGTAGCCTCCGCCGATCAGTCCGCGCCCTGACGGTATGACCAGGGCACGGACACCTCCGCTCAGCGCGTCCCGGTGCGCCCCCGTACACCGACCAGCTCCGGAGCGGTGTAGCGGACGAACGGCGGGTAGCTGCCCTCCGCCGCCTCCCGGGCCGCCTGGTTGAGCTGCTGCGGCTCGGTGGCCGCACCCCAACTGCCGGTGTCGAGGCGGTGCTCCAGGGCCTTCAGGGCCGCGAGCCAGTTGGCGGGCTTGAAGGTGCAGTGACCGGTGGCGTGTACGTAGGTCTGACGCAGCAGGCCGCCGTCGCCCGCGCCGCGCACCTTATGGGCGTACGCGCTCTCCTGGGGCGCCGGGTTCAGCGGGTCGTCCGTGGTGTGCAGGGTGAGGTTCGGCACGGCGAGGCGGCCGGAGGGAACGGCGGTGCGCTCCATGTTCCGCACGGCGCCCGGATCGGCCTCGGTGCGCGCGTGGTGCGTGAGCCTCCGCAGGTCCTCGTCCAAGTCAAGCCCCGCCTTCTCATAGAGCGCTCGGACCTGGGGAAGATCGCTGCTGTAACGGAGCAACCGGGCATAGTCGACACCGACGTTGGAGTAGACGGGGCCGCCCTGGGCCTTCTCCACCTGGTAGCGCGCCCCGAGCGTGAAGGGAAGGGAGAGCTTGACGAGCCCCTCGGCCTGCTGCTTCGCGCGGGCCTCGTAGTCGTGGACAGAGGGCGGCTGCTGACCGCTGAACCAGTCGGGTTGGTTGCGCAGCGCGGCGGCGAGCGCCGTACGGGCCCGGCCCTGCGGTGTGGACTGGGCACTTTGGACGGCGTTCGCCAGGGCCTTGCCGGAGGCGGCGGCCTCCTCGTCGGAGGAGAAGCCACCGATCTTGATCTGTGTGCCGGAGATGAGGAGCTGGTTGATCGCGTAGTCGCCGTCCGCCTGGTAGTCGTTGAAGCCGATGCCCCCCGCGACGATGCCGCAGGAGGAGAGCGCACCGTCGATGCGGCCCTTGCCCCGCTGCGCGATGAGGGAGTTGACCAGGCCGCCCATCGACTGGCCCCAGGCGATGGTGCGTTTCGGTTCGCCGACCTTGCCGACCTTCTTCCGGACCGCGCCGAGGGTCGCGAACTGGTCCTGCACCGCGACGTTCAAGGCCCACCGGGAGCTGCCCGAATAGGAGGAACCGACGAGCGCGTAGCCACGCTTGAGGAATGCGTCACGGGTCATGGCGTCGGGCGCGTTCTGTGCCTGGAGCGGCCCGTAGCCGTGGGAGAACAGCATCAGCGTGCCATTGAAGTCGTCCGGCACATCGGCGATCCAGGCGGCACCGTCGGCGAGCTCACCGGCGTAGTGCCGGGCGTGGGGAGCGGCGGCCTTGGCGGCCCCGGCACTCCCGGCTCCCGTTCCGGTGGCCCCGCCGCAGGCGGTGGCCACCGCCAACGCGGCACAACAGCCGAACGCCGCGGCCCGTCCGGTACGGCGGCGGGGACGTGTCGATGTCATACGGACTCCAAGGGTGGCTGGCGCGAGCGGCGACGCTGGGCTCCACAATTGCGACCGTCAATTAACTGCACAACATATCTTGCCGCGACCGCGTCCGGCAGCCCCTTACCGGTAGTTCGTCACTGACTTCGGCTGATCAGGGTGACGCATGCGCGCCAGGGACGCCTCTCCTCTGGTTGCCCAGGGCTGCCTGTGAGCACGATCTGTGGATCCGGCGATCAGGGGGGCACAGCGCAGAATCGATTTCAGGGAACCGTGCCTCCAAGCCGTACTCGACCGCCGAGCCGAGCTGTTTGCCCCCCAACTCCCCTGCGCAGGAGCCACCTTGGCCGTCTGCGGGTGCCCGCGACAGGACTTTCGACACCTGCACGCCGGGTGAACATCACAACAGCAAGCCGCCCATGCGTCTCATTTGCCGGATTTTTCACGATCCTGTGGTGATGGTCGATGGCCTTTCGGAGGCGTCTCTCGGGTTCGCGTCGATTAGGAAGAACAGTGCGGGCGGGGTCAGCATGGGCGCTCCCCCACCCCGGGCCTCACAGGGCCGCGGCGGGGGATGCCCGCCCTCGTTCGTCCCGGAAGACATCCCATGCACGTGAACACCCCCCGCGACCTGGCCGCCCTGCCGTATGCAGACCGCCTTGAGCCCTTCATCGGCGAGATCGAGCACGCAGGCGCCTACGAATGGCTGCACTTCGACGGCACCACCTTCGAGGGCGGAGAAGCGGGCAGTTCCCTCTTCAGCCAGTCGGCCTTCTCCTCGGTCTCCTTCAACGGCGGCCGTCTGCGGCGCTCCCGGTTCGACGAGGTGTGGCTGCACACCGTCCGCATGGTAGGAACCAACCTCGCCGAGACCACCTGGCTGGACAGCGAGTGCGCCGCCAGCATCTTCGCCGGCACCGAGATCCACGGCAGTGAGATGCGCCGCGTCGTCTTCCACCAGTGCAAGTTCGACTCGGTCAACCTGCGCGCGACCTCGCTGAAGGACGTCGCCTTCGTCGGCTGCCTCCTGCGGGACGTGGACTTCGGCGGAGCGCGACTGGCGGATGTCCGCTTCCCCGGCTCGACCCTGGACCGGGTGCGACTCGACCGGGCCACGCTGACCGGGGTCGATCTGCGCGAGGCCACCGCGCTGGGCATCGCCTCCGGGATCGACTCCCTCAACGGCGCCACGATCAGCACGCCCCAGCTGTTCGACCTGGCACCCGACCTGGCCCAGCACATCGGCCTCACCGTGAGCGACGACTGACGGGCCTTCACCCACGTCGGTGGCTACCGCCTACCGCCCTGATGGTGAACTGCGCCGAGGGCTCGGGCTTCGTCGTCGGGCAAACGGCGGGAAACGGCAAGGGGACGACGACCGAGTCCCGGGATGGTGCGCCCGGGGAGCAAGAGCGCCCGTCGAGGAACGCCTTGACGTCGGGGTGCGCCTGCCGGAGGTCGCGTTGCCGCTGCGCCAGGTCGTCGGGGAACGCGTCGTTCACGAGGCAGGTCCGCCAGTGCCCCGAAGCGGCGGCGGGTAGTAGTTCGTCAGGGTCTGTCCGCCGGCCACGTCCAGAGACGTGACCGACGGGTCGTGCGAGCGGGGCCGCGCGAAGACGAGTGGATCAGTGGTCCGTGCCGTCTCGCAGCCCTTCGGCCCATTCCAGCAATTCGGGTTCGGCCAGGCTGGTACCCAGCCAGTCGTGGTCGAGATCGGCTCCGGGAAGGGACGGCACCACCGCGACGTAGAGCCCGGCAGCACGCGCCGAGGCGATACCCGTGGCCGAGTCCTCGAAGGCCACGGAGCGTTCGGGGGTCGCGCCCAGGGCCTCGCATGCCGTGAGGTAGAGCTCTGGTGCGGGCTTGGGGGAACGCACCTCGTCGGCGGCGAACGAGTGGGCGAAGCAGTCGGCGAGACCGGCCGACCACAGCGCCGCGTCCAGCAGTTCCCGGGGGCTGTTGCTGGCTACGGCGACGGGTACGGCAGCGCGGCAGGCGCGCACCAGTTCCGCCGCCCCGGGGAGGGCCGCGGCGCCGCGGGACAGCTCTTTGCGGACTCTTTCGAGGAGTTCGGCGGCGAGTTCGCCACCGGCGTGCGGACGCCCGAGGTACTGGGCCATGGCTTGTCCAGCGGCCCCCACCGTGCGGCCTATGACCAGCGCCTTCTGTTCGGGACCGAAGGGATGGCCGTGTGCCGCGAAGATGGCCGATTCCGCAACGGTCCAGCAACCTTCGGTGTCGACCAGCAGGCCGTCGCAGTCGAAGACCACGGCCTCGGTGCCGGTGGGGAGCGAGCGCATGCAGATGTCCTTTCCCTTTGGGTGATGTGCGGATCGCGCGTTCGGTGGCTGTCGGCGGCCGGGCGGCTGCGCCGACCGGCGCCTCACTGTCCGAGCGCGAGCCGGATGCCGAAAGCGGCAATGACCGTGCCCGTGATGCGGTCGAGGCAACGGCGGGCCGAGGGCCGGTGCAGGCGGTTTCGGAGCACGCGGGCGAAGGTGATCAGCGCACAGGCCCAGGCGACAGCCAGCAGGATGTGCACACCGGCCAGGAGCACGCCCGCACCGAGGTGCGCGGCACCGGCGGGGATGAAGTGCGGGAGAACCGCGACGTAGAAGGCGCCCATCTTCGGATTGAGGAGATTGGTCACGATTCCCTGCCGCCAGCCGGCGAGCAGGTTGTCGCCGGTGCCTGTCCCGGCCGTCGCCCCGGCTCCGTCCCCCGCCGTCTGCGGACTCCCGCTCGACGAGTGGCGCCAGGTGGCCCACAGCAGCCTGCCGCCCATCCACACCAGGTACGCGGCGCCGACCCAACGAAGAGTCAGGTATGCGACATGAGACGCGGTCAGCAGCGCGGTCACACCGAGCGAGGCGAGCGTGCCCCAGACCAGCGTGCCGCTCTGGATTCCGAGGACCACGCCCCAGGCACGGCGGCGGTGCCCGAGCGCCGCGGTGCGCAGGATGAGTGCTGTGTCCAGTCCGGGAGTGAGCGTGAGGAGTCCCACTATCAGAGCGAAAGTCCCTATTGCGTCCAGGGTGATCATGAGTGATCACCTTAGGTTGAGTCCCCTGGAACGTCTAGATTTCTGCCCGAAACCGGGCAGGAATGGCGGTGTTTGCCTTTGATTCCGCGCTACTGCCCCCGTCGGGGCGATGCCAGGCAGGGCGTGTGCGCCGGCCCGGTATCCAGGCCGGCCGCTGACGGGATCCGGCAGCGTGGCAGCTGTCTCGCTCGTGGTGCGGCTGCCGACAGCGTGGAAGCGGTTCGAGATCCACAAGGAACGCACAAAGAAGGCTGCCAGTCTGCGTTCTCCCGTTGCCTGGAAAGAGCGGCGGCGGAGGTTTCCAGACGAGGTGGAGAAGGTTATGCGCGTGTCCCGGGTGTTCGGTAGCCGTCGCGGCGTGGCGGCCACCGC
Proteins encoded in this region:
- a CDS encoding LysE family translocator; protein product: MITLDAIGTFALIVGLLTLTPGLDTALILRTAALGHRRRAWGVVLGIQSGTLVWGTLASLGVTALLTASHVAYLTLRWVGAAYLVWMGGRLLWATWRHSSSGSPQTAGDGAGATAGTGTGDNLLAGWRQGIVTNLLNPKMGAFYVAVLPHFIPAGAAHLGAGVLLAGVHILLAVAWACALITFARVLRNRLHRPSARRCLDRITGTVIAAFGIRLALGQ
- a CDS encoding PaaX family transcriptional regulator C-terminal domain-containing protein, whose protein sequence is MEEPLRPQSLLLTFLGDQVLGRDVCVYSGSVIEVFACAGVGEQATRSTLTRMVNRGLLRRQREGRRMYFGLTGHSAAVLRDGERRIWEEGAVNRDWDGTWTLLGFSLPESWQRQRHDLRSKLVWSGFGPLFSGLWIAPGEVEVSSLVAELGLSAHVKVFRAHADAGMDVAAMIEETWELSELAGHYEAFVRRWELWEARLPEAGDVPPASDRGDPRLAPLALRLRLQAEWLRVIRRDPRLPVRHLPDDWPAGRAEKAFRAAYDRLTPLAQDSATRLLDLVPVRDDQA
- the menE gene encoding o-succinylbenzoate--CoA ligase, which produces MRNEGLGSWPARRARKTPHRTALIHHDTTTTYAELYARTTRLAHALRARGIRRGDRIAYLGPNHPSFLETLFAAGTLGAAFVPLNTRLAGPETAHQLADSGAKVLVFAPSHAGLVAGLPGTAGVRTYLEVGADYEEAVAGASAEPFDEPVAADDICIIMYTSGTTGRPKGAMLTHGNLTWNAVNVLVDTDLTADERALVSAPLFHTAGLNMLTLPVLLKGGTCVLADAFDPDATFDLVERHRITFMFGVPTMFDQVARHPRWAEADLSSLRTLNCGGSPVPTPLIARYQERGLTFLQGYGMTEAAPGTLFLDAEHAVGKAGSAGVPHFFSDVRVVRPDLTPVDVGETGEVVVRGPHVMAGYWGLPEETAACFKDGWFRSGDAARIDEDGYVSIVDRIKEMVISGGENIYPAEVEGHLLAHPAVAECAVIGVPDDKWGEVPRAVLVPRQGVALDPDEVLASLAGRLAKYKIPKSVVIADELPRTASGKLRKAQVRQLYGSNSQQRKSL
- a CDS encoding pentapeptide repeat-containing protein, with the protein product MHVNTPRDLAALPYADRLEPFIGEIEHAGAYEWLHFDGTTFEGGEAGSSLFSQSAFSSVSFNGGRLRRSRFDEVWLHTVRMVGTNLAETTWLDSECAASIFAGTEIHGSEMRRVVFHQCKFDSVNLRATSLKDVAFVGCLLRDVDFGGARLADVRFPGSTLDRVRLDRATLTGVDLREATALGIASGIDSLNGATISTPQLFDLAPDLAQHIGLTVSDD
- a CDS encoding DUF6351 family protein gives rise to the protein MTSTRPRRRTGRAAAFGCCAALAVATACGGATGTGAGSAGAAKAAAPHARHYAGELADGAAWIADVPDDFNGTLMLFSHGYGPLQAQNAPDAMTRDAFLKRGYALVGSSYSGSSRWALNVAVQDQFATLGAVRKKVGKVGEPKRTIAWGQSMGGLVNSLIAQRGKGRIDGALSSCGIVAGGIGFNDYQADGDYAINQLLISGTQIKIGGFSSDEEAAASGKALANAVQSAQSTPQGRARTALAAALRNQPDWFSGQQPPSVHDYEARAKQQAEGLVKLSLPFTLGARYQVEKAQGGPVYSNVGVDYARLLRYSSDLPQVRALYEKAGLDLDEDLRRLTHHARTEADPGAVRNMERTAVPSGRLAVPNLTLHTTDDPLNPAPQESAYAHKVRGAGDGGLLRQTYVHATGHCTFKPANWLAALKALEHRLDTGSWGAATEPQQLNQAAREAAEGSYPPFVRYTAPELVGVRGRTGTR
- a CDS encoding amidohydrolase family protein; the encoded protein is MPPYANPGLNLADLTAIDVHTHAEVSAKGHSSLGDDLHDASSAYFKVEGERKPTLEETAAYYRERKMAAVIFTVDAESATGTAPVPNEDVAEAAAANADVLIPFASIDPFRGKAGVRQARRLVEEYGVRGFKFHPSIQGFFPNDRSVAYGLYEVIEETGTLALFHTGQTGIGAGVPGGGGIRLKYSNPLHVDDVAADFPHLKIILAHPSFPWQDEALAVATHKPGVHIDLSGWSPKYFPPQLVQYANTLLKDKVLFGSDFPVLTPDRWLADFARLSIKDEVRPKILKENAARLLGLTKP
- a CDS encoding HAD family phosphatase codes for the protein MRSLPTGTEAVVFDCDGLLVDTEGCWTVAESAIFAAHGHPFGPEQKALVIGRTVGAAGQAMAQYLGRPHAGGELAAELLERVRKELSRGAAALPGAAELVRACRAAVPVAVASNSPRELLDAALWSAGLADCFAHSFAADEVRSPKPAPELYLTACEALGATPERSVAFEDSATGIASARAAGLYVAVVPSLPGADLDHDWLGTSLAEPELLEWAEGLRDGTDH
- a CDS encoding MaoC family dehydratase, coding for MSITVNGLAELRKLAGSDLGTSGWIEITQERINTFAGATDDHQWIHVDPERAAAGPFGAPIAHGYLTLALFIPLFTELLDVRGVATKVNYGLNKVRFPAPVKAGSRIRLAGKLAAVEDVPGGGVQITVDGTIEIEGGAKPAAVLRSLSRFYA